The Coleofasciculaceae cyanobacterium genome includes a window with the following:
- a CDS encoding GTPase yields MVSIKPWQVAVLVFPIAAIIVFLLVAAGSQIHDWGINWIWGLVVLVFAVWRWLLAKWTKSPLAEIESAIEEINEELEQNSELNAAVDKQQQITASLQQIIAKTQTDEPIWEDWQTFWQRCQELVSAIAHVYNPQVKRPLLNIYLPQAYGLIRGTVDDTDRVMQKLSPVLNRVSIGQAVEAFEVYRKLEPSARKLTQAFKWSQWLINPAAAAANVATKKFNNQANQELLLNLGQLIREVALRNLAQQAIALYGDKTITLPEVTPTALPKAKTQTLKEILQSVEPQTEVEQKPVNIILVGRTGAGKSSVINTLFQAEKAEVDVLPSTDKIQNYRWQTPNQEVLNLLDTPGYEQVNRPELWEQVLDYAATADLLLLVTPALDPALQMDLDFLQALKQDLPDLSAVGIVTQVDRLRPIREWNPPYDWREGTLPKEKSIRDATIYRVEQLGDICDLILPIVTEDRTNNRSAWNVEALSLELVQAIAPAKQLRLARFLRDIEARSTAAARIIDRYTRQMATSQGLTAFLKSPILQFISTMTTGNRTLAYVLAQQIPVEQAPVVMGKLQMAYDLYTLLNNDSSINNFDLRSIWSLLLENNGVGNNNAWAFGHALVEYWTKDLSSDQLRDRYNFYLEQT; encoded by the coding sequence ATGGTAAGTATCAAACCTTGGCAAGTCGCGGTTTTAGTTTTTCCAATTGCAGCTATTATAGTTTTTTTATTAGTGGCAGCAGGTTCACAAATTCATGATTGGGGTATTAACTGGATTTGGGGCTTAGTTGTCCTGGTTTTTGCGGTGTGGCGGTGGCTGTTAGCCAAATGGACAAAATCACCTCTGGCAGAGATCGAATCAGCGATCGAAGAAATTAACGAAGAACTAGAGCAAAATTCCGAACTAAATGCAGCAGTAGACAAACAACAGCAAATTACTGCCTCGTTACAGCAGATTATTGCCAAAACCCAAACAGATGAGCCAATTTGGGAGGACTGGCAGACTTTTTGGCAGCGATGTCAGGAATTAGTCAGCGCGATCGCTCATGTTTATAATCCTCAAGTTAAACGCCCTCTGCTAAATATTTATCTTCCCCAAGCTTACGGGCTGATTCGCGGTACTGTAGATGATACTGACCGTGTAATGCAAAAGTTGTCTCCTGTCTTGAATCGGGTTTCGATTGGACAGGCGGTAGAAGCCTTTGAAGTATATCGTAAATTAGAACCCTCAGCACGCAAACTGACTCAAGCGTTCAAATGGTCACAATGGTTAATTAATCCCGCAGCTGCAGCCGCAAACGTAGCAACGAAAAAGTTTAATAATCAGGCAAATCAAGAGTTACTTTTGAATCTAGGTCAATTAATTAGGGAAGTAGCATTGAGAAACTTAGCGCAACAGGCGATCGCACTTTATGGCGATAAAACTATCACCCTGCCTGAAGTTACACCTACTGCCTTACCCAAAGCCAAAACTCAAACCCTCAAAGAGATCTTACAATCAGTCGAACCCCAAACAGAAGTCGAGCAAAAGCCAGTTAATATTATTCTGGTTGGGCGTACTGGCGCAGGTAAAAGTAGCGTGATCAATACCCTCTTTCAAGCAGAGAAAGCAGAGGTAGATGTATTACCCAGTACCGATAAAATCCAAAATTATCGCTGGCAAACACCGAATCAAGAAGTCTTAAACCTCTTAGATACTCCTGGTTATGAACAGGTAAACCGCCCTGAACTTTGGGAACAGGTTTTAGATTATGCAGCAACAGCGGATTTATTGTTATTGGTAACACCAGCACTCGATCCTGCTTTACAAATGGATCTAGACTTTTTACAAGCTTTAAAACAAGATCTCCCAGATTTAAGCGCTGTGGGAATTGTGACACAGGTCGATCGCCTGCGCCCAATTCGAGAATGGAATCCTCCTTATGATTGGCGTGAAGGCACTCTACCTAAAGAAAAATCAATCCGCGATGCAACTATTTATCGTGTTGAACAATTAGGAGATATTTGCGATCTAATCCTGCCGATCGTGACCGAAGATCGGACAAATAATCGCTCGGCTTGGAATGTAGAAGCCTTATCTTTAGAGTTAGTTCAGGCGATCGCTCCAGCTAAACAACTACGTCTGGCACGTTTTTTAAGAGATATCGAAGCCCGTAGTACCGCAGCAGCCCGAATAATCGATCGCTATACGCGTCAAATGGCAACCAGTCAAGGTTTAACCGCTTTCCTCAAAAGTCCGATTCTGCAATTTATCTCGACGATGACTACAGGGAATCGTACCTTAGCTTATGTTTTGGCGCAACAAATTCCCGTCGAACAAGCACCAGTGGTGATGGGCAAACTGCAAATGGCTTATGATTTATATACCTTGTTGAATAATGACTCTAGTATTAATAACTTCGATCTACGTTCAATTTGGTCTTTGTTATTAGAAAACAATGGAGTAGGTAATAACAATGCTTGGGCGTTTGGTCATGCTCTAGTGGAATATTGGACTAAAGATCTTAGTTCTGACCAATTACGCGATCGCTATAATTTCTATTTGGAACAAACATAG
- a CDS encoding phosphotransferase, translated as MSIANQLIPAQQLKSVLDKHYNLRSPLSIKLIGSGFNHNYQVKTAKQKFVLRIYLNNKYYIQSSDDFKFELDLLEYLTAQNIPVSSPIKNNRQEYLSSAKFNDHIRYFALFNFAKGKKFDLSINEQNIYQLGKIIATLHTTTKHFYSNYYRYSLDLDKILVEPIQILKHHLLSKNKQNLDFFQSTYEQLLQNVRGLSKTSANFGLIHGDLNETNIHFERDLGFTILDFDHCGYGWRAYDLIAFWDIDARLWHCFIEGYESVRRLSPQEKELMPTFAAIRDIWDMGDVLRMMPVWGEQPDAEYLDQCLERLHDLKNNFAR; from the coding sequence ATGTCAATTGCCAACCAACTAATCCCCGCACAACAGCTTAAATCAGTATTAGATAAACATTACAATTTGCGATCGCCACTATCAATTAAGCTGATTGGATCGGGATTTAACCATAACTACCAAGTTAAAACAGCTAAGCAAAAATTTGTTTTACGAATTTATTTGAATAATAAATATTACATTCAAAGTTCTGATGACTTTAAATTTGAGTTAGACTTACTTGAATATTTAACCGCACAGAACATACCAGTTTCCTCACCGATTAAGAATAATCGCCAAGAATATCTATCATCTGCTAAATTCAACGATCATATTCGCTATTTTGCTTTGTTTAATTTTGCCAAAGGTAAAAAATTTGACCTAAGTATTAATGAACAAAATATCTATCAGCTAGGTAAAATAATTGCTACCTTACATACGACGACAAAGCATTTTTACAGTAATTATTATCGCTATAGTCTAGATTTAGATAAGATTTTGGTTGAGCCAATCCAAATTTTAAAGCATCATTTATTGAGTAAAAATAAACAAAATTTAGATTTTTTTCAGTCTACCTATGAACAACTATTACAAAATGTTCGAGGATTAAGCAAAACATCAGCAAATTTTGGCTTGATTCACGGAGATTTAAACGAAACCAATATTCATTTTGAGCGAGATTTAGGATTTACTATCCTCGATTTCGACCACTGTGGTTATGGCTGGCGAGCTTATGATTTGATTGCATTTTGGGATATTGATGCTCGATTATGGCACTGTTTTATTGAAGGCTACGAATCAGTGAGAAGACTCTCCCCGCAGGAAAAAGAGTTAATGCCGACGTTTGCAGCCATCAGAGATATCTGGGATATGGGAGATGTTTTAAGGATGATGCCTGTATGGGGTGAACAGCCTGACGCTGAATATTTAGATCAATGTCTAGAAAGATTACACGATTTAAAAAATAATTTCGCTCGCTGA
- a CDS encoding class I SAM-dependent methyltransferase: MSKASLGLDDKVYKYLLSVSLREPEVLTKLRQETNQHPASIMQISPDQGQFMALLIKLLGAKKTLDIGVFTGYSSLAVALALPEDGKVIACDRDPEATKVARRYWQLAGVESKIDFRLAPALETLDQLIAAGESGSFDFAFIDADKRNYANYYERALTLLRSGGIVAIDNVLWFGSVADPEDTEQRTVAIREFNQKLHQDTRVEISLLAIADGLTLAFKL; encoded by the coding sequence ATGAGTAAAGCAAGTTTAGGATTAGACGATAAAGTATATAAATACTTACTTTCGGTATCGCTACGAGAACCCGAAGTATTAACCAAATTACGTCAAGAAACTAACCAACATCCAGCCAGCATCATGCAAATCTCTCCCGATCAGGGACAGTTTATGGCGTTGCTAATTAAATTGTTAGGAGCCAAAAAAACTTTAGATATTGGTGTATTTACAGGCTATAGTTCCTTGGCTGTAGCGTTGGCACTACCTGAAGATGGCAAGGTTATAGCTTGCGATCGCGATCCTGAAGCCACAAAAGTTGCTCGCCGTTACTGGCAATTAGCAGGAGTTGAATCTAAAATAGATTTCCGCCTAGCACCAGCATTAGAAACCTTAGATCAATTAATTGCCGCAGGTGAGTCTGGCAGCTTCGACTTTGCCTTTATTGATGCCGATAAGCGCAACTACGCTAACTATTATGAGCGAGCTTTAACCCTATTACGTTCTGGAGGTATTGTTGCCATAGACAATGTGCTGTGGTTTGGTAGTGTTGCCGATCCTGAAGATACGGAGCAAAGAACGGTTGCTATTCGTGAATTTAATCAAAAACTTCATCAAGATACCAGAGTAGAAATTAGTTTGCTGGCGATCGCTGATGGTTTGACTTTAGCATTTAAGCTGTAA
- a CDS encoding DUF1350 family protein: protein MSLSKDSDANLHFQAFSHSWVAIHPNPKGIIQFVGSFFIFGSLPTVFYYFLLKSLYNQGYTIIAYPSSVIPPLLWKEKLVNHWGASIQLLYEESAIKAELIAYILEQTDRKSLQKSLDVYLTHSNYFWLGHSLGCKYISLLEILSNDPENLVNNLQQCGITKKQFQIIEREVENLEFARKNSDRQINTLLANNQVDYQISSKRAIIDQPSIFLAPEIYGTEEINKKTSSAIPFFGLFPDGRTTKCLINLSQNFFGLTALIAFSYDNISKDDIEALSAELASRSKNFIGKSFEGYDLKLSRLSSLLSHLKPLSGNDRALANCINNVFDELRKRAIANYDPQEVPCEANENGSVPKTREKSKKI, encoded by the coding sequence ATGAGCCTGTCCAAAGATTCTGATGCAAATTTACATTTTCAAGCCTTTTCTCATAGTTGGGTCGCGATTCATCCCAACCCCAAAGGTATAATTCAATTCGTGGGTAGCTTTTTTATATTTGGCTCTCTACCAACAGTTTTCTATTATTTTCTACTTAAAAGTTTATACAATCAAGGATACACAATAATCGCTTATCCTAGCTCGGTAATTCCTCCATTGCTTTGGAAAGAAAAGCTGGTGAATCATTGGGGTGCATCGATCCAATTATTATATGAAGAATCTGCTATTAAAGCCGAACTTATTGCATATATATTAGAACAAACTGACCGAAAATCTTTGCAAAAATCTTTAGACGTATATCTCACCCACTCCAACTATTTTTGGTTAGGGCATAGTCTCGGATGTAAGTATATTAGCCTTTTAGAAATTCTCAGTAACGACCCTGAAAATTTGGTAAATAATTTACAACAATGTGGCATCACCAAAAAGCAATTTCAAATAATCGAAAGAGAAGTTGAAAATCTAGAATTTGCTCGAAAAAATAGTGATCGCCAAATAAATACTTTATTAGCTAATAATCAAGTTGATTACCAAATTTCTAGCAAGAGAGCGATTATCGACCAGCCTTCTATTTTTCTAGCACCAGAAATTTATGGCACAGAAGAAATAAATAAAAAAACCAGCTCGGCAATTCCCTTTTTTGGCTTATTTCCTGATGGAAGAACCACAAAATGCTTAATCAATTTAAGCCAAAACTTTTTCGGTTTGACTGCCCTAATTGCTTTCTCTTATGACAACATATCCAAAGATGATATAGAAGCTCTCAGTGCCGAATTAGCTAGTAGATCTAAAAATTTTATTGGCAAATCCTTTGAAGGATATGACCTTAAGCTAAGTAGACTCAGTAGTTTATTAAGCCATCTAAAACCACTAAGTGGTAACGATCGGGCTTTAGCTAACTGTATCAATAATGTGTTCGATGAGCTAAGGAAAAGAGCTATCGCCAATTATGACCCACAAGAAGTTCCATGCGAAGCCAATGAAAACGGTAGTGTGCCAAAAACAAGAGAGAAAAGCAAGAAAATATAA
- a CDS encoding amidase produces the protein MNIVFATASQLAQIIRDKQVSAVEVLDAYLEQIEKHNNKINAIATLDRERARTKAKEADEALAKGENWGVLHGVPITIKDTFETAGLLTTAGYKPLKNHIPTQDATVVARLSQAGAIILGKTNLAEMASDYQSTNDLFGRVNNPWNLDYTTGGSSGGSAAAIASGFSALDLGNDTSGSTRQPAHFCGVFALKPTARRISTAGHIPEAPGMSKCIRQLMTVGSFARSIEDLRLCLSLTVGADPRQPDVPPVPLDKFPQKSWQNIRIVWSDSWEKMTVASEIKTTINLAVDKLKPVCADMERWTSPPFDLEEAFQVCNQLTALNFVYSQPTNFDTASKTLPMMFREATQGEKELRNLSNLSQFLPTLLNPTIKGYFETLTKRDRIIAQMDKAFNAWDVWLCPVAMTTAFTHRPKGAVITIEGRKVPYFLANGGYTMLFNLTGHPVVVIPIGQTENGLPIGMQIVGKRWREMELLAIADKINQLVGNFQLSRSTSG, from the coding sequence ATGAATATTGTATTTGCTACAGCGAGTCAACTGGCGCAAATAATTCGAGATAAACAAGTTTCCGCAGTAGAAGTTTTGGATGCTTATTTAGAACAAATTGAAAAGCACAATAACAAGATAAATGCGATCGCAACTTTAGATAGAGAAAGAGCGAGAACTAAAGCAAAAGAAGCCGATGAAGCTTTAGCTAAAGGTGAGAATTGGGGAGTATTACATGGTGTTCCTATTACTATCAAAGACACCTTTGAAACAGCAGGATTACTGACTACCGCAGGTTATAAGCCTCTTAAAAACCATATTCCCACTCAAGATGCAACAGTTGTGGCGCGTCTTAGCCAAGCTGGGGCAATTATACTTGGTAAAACTAACCTGGCGGAAATGGCAAGCGATTATCAAAGTACCAACGATCTTTTTGGACGGGTTAATAATCCTTGGAATTTAGATTACACAACTGGAGGTAGTTCTGGTGGTTCAGCAGCAGCGATCGCTAGTGGTTTTTCGGCGTTAGACTTGGGTAATGATACCTCTGGATCGACTCGTCAACCAGCACATTTCTGTGGTGTATTTGCTTTAAAGCCAACGGCTCGCCGTATATCAACAGCAGGACATATTCCCGAAGCACCAGGAATGTCTAAATGTATTCGTCAGTTAATGACAGTAGGTTCTTTTGCCCGTTCGATTGAAGATTTAAGATTATGTTTATCCTTAACTGTGGGTGCAGATCCACGACAGCCAGATGTTCCTCCTGTTCCACTAGATAAATTTCCCCAAAAATCCTGGCAAAATATACGAATAGTTTGGTCTGATAGTTGGGAAAAAATGACTGTCGCTTCAGAGATTAAAACCACAATAAATTTAGCTGTCGATAAACTCAAACCAGTATGTGCGGATATGGAACGCTGGACATCTCCCCCATTTGATTTAGAAGAAGCATTTCAAGTTTGTAATCAGCTAACAGCCTTAAATTTTGTTTATTCTCAGCCAACAAATTTTGATACTGCTAGCAAGACTCTGCCTATGATGTTTCGAGAAGCGACTCAAGGGGAAAAAGAACTTAGAAATCTCAGTAACCTCAGTCAATTCTTACCTACACTGTTAAATCCAACTATTAAAGGATATTTTGAAACTTTAACCAAACGCGATCGCATTATTGCTCAAATGGATAAGGCTTTTAACGCTTGGGATGTATGGCTGTGTCCCGTGGCGATGACCACAGCATTTACTCATCGTCCTAAAGGTGCAGTTATTACGATAGAAGGACGCAAAGTTCCTTATTTTTTAGCTAATGGTGGTTACACAATGTTATTCAATCTTACAGGACATCCTGTAGTTGTAATTCCTATCGGACAAACTGAAAATGGCTTACCTATTGGGATGCAAATTGTCGGGAAAAGATGGCGAGAAATGGAATTACTAGCGATCGCCGATAAAATAAATCAACTAGTTGGCAATTTTCAATTGTCCCGTAGTACTTCTGGCTGA
- a CDS encoding DNA polymerase III subunit alpha — protein MSFVGLHIHSDYSLLDGASQIPQLIDRALELDMPAIALTDHGVMYGAIELIKVCRNKGIKPIIGNEMYVINGDIEVNITEKKKRHRKYHQVVLAKNTQGYKNLVKLTTISHLKGYQGSGIFARPCINKELLAKYHEGLIVTSACLGGEVPQAILKGDLAHAEKVAKWYQDLFGDDYYLEIQDHGSPEDRMVNVAIVNIARKLAIKVIATNDSHFISCYDVEAHDALLCILTQKRITDDKRLRYSGTEYLKSAEEMKLLFRDHLEDDVIQEAIANTVEVADKVQPYHILGEPRIPDYPVPAGHTADSYLEEVTRQGLLERLKCRNHNEVDPIYMQRLEVELKVMQEKGFSTYFLVVWDYIKYARDNHIPVGPGRGSAAGSLVAYCLKITNIDPIHHGLLFERFLNPERKSMPDVDTDFCPDRRGDMIRYVTQKYGEANVAQIITFNRMTSKAVLKDVGRVLGIDFGEQNRLAKMIPVVRGKPTKLKVMISSGTPEPSFKQAYESESVKIYNDNKEEVGSVEIRNWVDMAMRIEGTNKTFGVHAAGVVISSQPLDEIVPLQKNNDGSVITQYYMEDIEALGLLKMDFLGLKNLTTIQRAAGLVKKTKGVILDLDQIPLDEKKALEIIAKGKQKKLPADIQETHKLFRAGNLEGIFQLESDGMKQITRDLKPSGIEDISSISALYRPGPLDAGLIPIFIDRKHGREKVSYQHPLLESILKETYGVIVYQEQIMKIAQELAGYSLGEADLLRRCMGKKKLAEMEKHREKFIDGSAKNGVRQALANELFDQMVLFAEYCLSYDTEVYTVEYGALPIGKIVESQIKCSIYSVDRHGFVYTQPIVQWHDRGLQEVFEYTLDNNATICATKDHKFMTVEGQMLPIDEIFERGLELKEVDPAQCKILPLATYTSFHA, from the coding sequence ATGTCTTTTGTTGGCTTACATATTCACAGCGACTATAGCTTGCTTGATGGCGCATCTCAAATACCTCAGTTAATCGATCGCGCTTTAGAGTTAGATATGCCAGCGATCGCTCTAACGGATCACGGAGTAATGTATGGGGCGATCGAACTGATTAAAGTCTGTCGCAACAAGGGAATTAAGCCAATTATTGGCAATGAGATGTATGTAATCAACGGTGACATTGAGGTTAATATCACTGAAAAGAAAAAACGCCATCGCAAATATCATCAGGTGGTATTGGCGAAGAATACTCAGGGATATAAAAACCTGGTTAAATTAACTACTATCTCCCATCTCAAAGGCTATCAGGGTAGCGGTATCTTTGCTCGTCCCTGTATTAACAAAGAACTGTTGGCAAAATATCACGAGGGTTTAATTGTTACTAGCGCGTGTTTGGGAGGAGAAGTACCCCAGGCGATTTTAAAAGGGGATTTAGCCCACGCGGAGAAAGTAGCCAAGTGGTATCAGGATTTATTTGGCGATGATTATTACTTAGAGATTCAAGATCATGGTTCGCCAGAAGATCGCATGGTTAATGTGGCAATTGTGAATATTGCCCGCAAGTTGGCTATTAAAGTTATTGCCACCAATGATTCCCACTTTATTTCTTGCTATGACGTAGAAGCCCATGACGCGTTGTTATGTATCCTGACGCAAAAACGGATTACCGATGATAAACGATTACGCTATAGCGGTACAGAGTATCTCAAGTCTGCCGAGGAGATGAAGCTGCTATTCCGCGATCACTTAGAGGACGATGTAATTCAAGAGGCGATCGCCAATACCGTAGAAGTTGCTGATAAAGTTCAGCCGTACCACATTTTAGGTGAACCCCGTATCCCTGATTATCCCGTACCTGCGGGACATACTGCCGATAGTTATTTAGAAGAAGTTACCCGTCAAGGATTGCTCGAAAGACTTAAATGTCGTAATCACAACGAAGTCGATCCTATATATATGCAACGGCTTGAGGTAGAACTTAAGGTAATGCAGGAAAAAGGTTTTTCCACCTACTTTTTGGTAGTTTGGGACTATATTAAATATGCTAGAGATAATCATATCCCTGTTGGGCCAGGTAGGGGAAGCGCAGCAGGTTCATTAGTGGCATATTGTCTCAAAATTACTAACATCGATCCAATCCATCACGGCTTATTATTTGAGCGTTTTCTTAATCCCGAACGGAAATCGATGCCTGATGTGGATACAGATTTCTGTCCCGATCGCCGTGGCGATATGATTAGATATGTTACCCAAAAATATGGCGAGGCTAACGTTGCGCAAATTATTACCTTTAACCGCATGACTTCTAAGGCGGTTTTAAAAGACGTGGGTAGGGTGTTAGGCATTGACTTTGGCGAGCAAAATCGTCTTGCCAAAATGATTCCCGTAGTACGGGGTAAGCCGACTAAACTTAAGGTAATGATTTCTAGTGGAACTCCCGAACCTAGTTTTAAACAAGCTTACGAAAGCGAAAGCGTCAAAATTTATAACGATAATAAAGAAGAAGTTGGCTCGGTTGAAATCCGTAACTGGGTTGATATGGCGATGCGGATTGAAGGTACTAATAAAACCTTTGGCGTTCATGCTGCTGGCGTGGTAATCTCTTCCCAACCCTTAGACGAAATTGTCCCGCTACAAAAAAATAATGACGGGTCAGTAATTACTCAATATTATATGGAAGATATTGAAGCTTTGGGTCTATTGAAAATGGACTTTTTAGGCTTAAAAAATCTGACGACAATTCAACGAGCAGCAGGCTTGGTTAAAAAAACTAAAGGGGTTATTTTAGACTTAGATCAAATCCCTTTAGATGAAAAAAAAGCTTTGGAAATTATTGCCAAAGGCAAGCAAAAAAAACTACCAGCAGACATTCAAGAGACTCATAAACTGTTCCGCGCGGGAAACTTAGAAGGCATTTTTCAACTAGAATCTGATGGCATGAAGCAGATTACTAGAGACTTAAAACCTTCGGGTATTGAAGATATTTCTTCAATTTCTGCTCTCTATCGTCCAGGACCATTAGATGCAGGATTAATTCCGATTTTTATCGATCGCAAACATGGCAGAGAAAAGGTTAGTTATCAACATCCCCTATTAGAATCAATCCTTAAAGAAACCTATGGCGTAATTGTCTATCAAGAGCAAATTATGAAGATTGCTCAGGAATTAGCCGGCTATTCTTTAGGTGAGGCCGATCTACTCCGTCGCTGTATGGGTAAGAAGAAATTAGCCGAAATGGAGAAGCATCGAGAGAAGTTTATTGATGGTTCGGCTAAAAATGGAGTGAGACAAGCATTAGCTAATGAACTATTCGATCAGATGGTATTATTTGCCGAATATTGTCTAAGTTATGACACGGAAGTGTATACTGTTGAGTATGGTGCGCTACCTATTGGCAAAATTGTCGAATCGCAAATAAAATGCTCGATTTATAGTGTCGATCGCCACGGCTTTGTTTACACTCAACCAATTGTTCAATGGCACGATCGCGGTTTACAAGAAGTCTTTGAATATACTTTAGATAACAATGCAACTATCTGTGCGACCAAAGACCATAAATTTATGACTGTTGAAGGGCAAATGCTCCCCATAGATGAAATATTTGAGCGCGGTTTGGAACTTAAAGAAGTCGATCCAGCTCAATGTAAAATATTGCCGTTGGCAACTTACACCAGTTTTCATGCTTGA
- a CDS encoding TldD/PmbA family protein, with product MNEELESLLELASRRGTSHAEVYQITSQSQPIFFEGNRLKQLESSQSVGTALRLWQHNRPGLAVAYGKIEPELLVEKAIALSQLNEPETIELAPPRTAIHDLTGVTVSVTDLIELGNQAITKLREEYPELICSAELEFEQESTTLINSQGLHCHYNESGSSYSLGVELVRGEDFLGIYDGEYSKKKLDIDPVIEQIIQRLDWAKRNVVPPQGKVPVLLTANAATVLWSTVSSALNGLSVREKSSPWSSLQQELVVSELINLSQQPNLQPYDCPFDDEGMLTQKLALIEQGVLNQFYCDRTIARELNLKPTGNGFRPDLDSYPSPSLVNLIVAPGNSSFSELVTKLDNGIIVDQILGGGADISGDFSVNVDLGYRVKNGRITGRVKDTAIAGNVYQILKQVAVLGNDLIWNDSCYTPSLIVEGISVVG from the coding sequence ATGAATGAAGAATTAGAATCCTTGCTTGAGTTGGCATCTCGCCGAGGAACAAGCCACGCAGAAGTCTATCAGATAACATCTCAGTCTCAACCAATTTTTTTTGAGGGCAACCGCCTCAAGCAACTAGAAAGTTCTCAATCTGTAGGTACGGCTTTAAGACTATGGCAGCATAATCGTCCTGGTTTGGCAGTCGCATATGGCAAAATTGAACCAGAATTGTTAGTCGAGAAGGCGATCGCGCTATCGCAACTTAATGAACCTGAAACTATTGAATTAGCACCGCCTCGTACAGCAATTCACGATTTGACAGGCGTAACTGTTTCGGTAACGGATCTGATCGAGTTAGGTAATCAAGCAATCACTAAACTACGAGAAGAATATCCTGAATTAATTTGTTCGGCAGAATTAGAATTTGAACAAGAATCCACAACTTTAATCAACTCTCAGGGATTGCACTGTCACTATAACGAGTCGGGTTCAAGTTATTCTCTCGGTGTAGAGTTAGTCCGTGGAGAAGACTTTTTAGGCATTTATGACGGAGAATACAGCAAAAAGAAACTCGATATCGATCCAGTAATAGAGCAAATTATCCAGCGTTTAGATTGGGCAAAACGCAACGTTGTCCCGCCTCAAGGGAAAGTTCCCGTATTGCTTACCGCTAATGCTGCAACCGTCCTTTGGAGTACTGTCTCATCGGCTTTAAATGGTCTGAGTGTTCGAGAAAAATCTTCTCCCTGGAGTAGTCTACAGCAAGAGTTGGTAGTTTCAGAACTAATTAACTTATCTCAACAACCAAACTTGCAACCTTATGACTGTCCTTTTGATGATGAGGGAATGTTAACCCAAAAACTCGCTTTGATCGAGCAAGGAGTGTTAAATCAATTTTATTGCGATCGCACGATTGCCAGAGAGTTAAACCTTAAACCCACAGGAAACGGCTTTCGTCCCGATTTAGATAGTTATCCTAGTCCCTCATTGGTTAATTTAATTGTTGCACCAGGTAATAGTTCTTTTTCTGAGTTGGTTACCAAACTAGACAACGGCATTATTGTCGATCAAATACTCGGTGGTGGTGCAGACATCAGTGGCGACTTTTCGGTTAATGTCGATCTCGGTTATCGCGTTAAGAATGGGAGAATAACTGGGCGAGTTAAAGATACTGCGATCGCTGGCAATGTTTATCAAATTTTAAAACAGGTAGCTGTCTTAGGCAATGATTTAATTTGGAATGATTCTTGTTACACTCCTTCTTTAATCGTCGAAGGGATTTCTGTCGTTGGTTAG